One genomic region from Candidatus Kaelpia aquatica encodes:
- a CDS encoding aspartate aminotransferase family protein, producing MKNKDVERLYSKYIMNTYTHLPISLVKGRGSRVWDLEQNEYLDLFPGWGVSILGHSPSKVVSHVRNQAGKIMHISNNYYNHLQAKLAQKIVKIAQIDAKVFFCNSGAEANEGAFKLARLYGSGKRYKIITMNGSFHGRTLATLSATGQGKYKKGFEPMLTGFTHVPFNDFEVLKSSVDDETVAIMLELVQGEGGVNVADYDYIQRIKKFCNERDVLFIADEVQTGMGRTGKWFAYQNFDIEPDIVTLAKGIGGGVPMGVVFAKDKVADCIKPGMHASTFGGSPIVCKAALAVIDTIMSKKLLNNVNNISKYFKDRLLDLKEKYDLIDNVRGLGFMVAMEVKDKGKEIFEGCLANRLLINLTQGNILRFLPALNISKKEIDKAIAILDEALEGVQQ from the coding sequence ATGAAGAATAAAGATGTTGAACGATTATATTCTAAGTATATCATGAACACATATACTCATCTTCCCATCTCTCTTGTAAAGGGAAGAGGGTCTCGGGTATGGGATTTAGAGCAGAACGAGTATTTAGATTTATTCCCAGGCTGGGGTGTCTCTATTTTGGGGCATTCTCCTTCCAAGGTTGTATCTCATGTTAGAAATCAAGCTGGGAAGATAATGCATATATCCAACAATTATTACAATCATCTTCAAGCTAAACTTGCTCAAAAGATAGTTAAGATAGCGCAGATTGATGCCAAGGTTTTTTTCTGCAATTCAGGAGCAGAAGCTAATGAAGGAGCTTTTAAGCTAGCTAGACTATATGGATCAGGTAAGAGGTATAAGATCATTACGATGAACGGCTCTTTTCATGGCAGAACTTTGGCCACTCTCTCTGCTACAGGGCAGGGAAAATATAAAAAAGGCTTTGAGCCTATGCTTACAGGTTTTACTCATGTTCCTTTTAATGATTTTGAGGTTCTCAAAAGCAGTGTCGACGATGAGACCGTAGCGATTATGTTAGAGCTAGTTCAAGGTGAAGGCGGTGTAAATGTTGCCGATTACGACTATATTCAGAGAATAAAAAAGTTTTGCAATGAGCGGGATGTACTATTTATTGCTGATGAGGTTCAGACAGGAATGGGCAGAACCGGAAAATGGTTTGCATATCAGAATTTTGACATTGAGCCTGATATAGTTACTTTAGCAAAAGGTATTGGCGGGGGAGTTCCTATGGGTGTTGTTTTTGCCAAAGATAAGGTTGCTGATTGTATTAAGCCTGGAATGCATGCTTCTACTTTTGGCGGAAGTCCTATCGTGTGTAAAGCGGCTCTAGCCGTTATAGATACTATAATGAGCAAAAAACTGCTTAATAATGTAAACAATATAAGTAAATACTTTAAAGATAGACTGCTAGATTTAAAGGAGAAATATGATTTAATAGATAATGTTAGAGGTTTAGGTTTTATGGTAGCTATGGAGGTTAAAGATAAAGGCAAGGAGATTTTTGAGGGCTGCCTTGCCAATAGGCTCTTGATTAATTTAACCCAGGGTAATATCCTAAGGTTTTTGCCGGCTCTGAATATCAGTAAAAAGGAGATAGATAAGGCTATTGCAATATTAGATGAAGCGTTAGAAGGAGTGCAGCAATGA
- the recR gene encoding recombination mediator RecR, with the protein MKFELLNSLIEKFVKFPGVGRKTAERYAFHVLDMKSNEVDDLVDSMKYLKERVSNCKQCNNLTEDNLCDICKNGSRDSSLLCVVEEPKDLMSIEKAGCFKGKYFVLLGALSPLDGVGIEDIKLNELFCYVKSNFAIKEIIISTDADAEGESTAHYIMKLLKPLGRKVSRIGMGLPVGADLEFIDRNTLQEAFKGRREIL; encoded by the coding sequence ATGAAGTTTGAACTGCTTAATAGCTTAATCGAAAAATTTGTTAAATTTCCCGGCGTGGGTAGAAAGACTGCAGAGCGCTATGCTTTTCATGTATTAGATATGAAGTCTAACGAAGTAGATGACTTAGTGGATTCTATGAAGTATCTTAAGGAGAGGGTGTCTAACTGCAAGCAGTGTAATAACCTTACTGAGGATAATCTCTGTGATATCTGCAAGAATGGAAGCAGAGACAGTTCTCTTCTTTGCGTTGTTGAGGAGCCAAAAGATTTGATGTCTATTGAGAAGGCAGGGTGTTTTAAGGGTAAATACTTTGTTCTTCTGGGTGCGCTTTCGCCTTTGGACGGCGTAGGAATTGAAGATATAAAACTGAATGAACTTTTCTGTTATGTTAAGTCCAACTTTGCTATAAAAGAGATTATTATATCGACCGATGCTGATGCAGAAGGTGAATCCACAGCCCATTACATCATGAAACTGCTTAAGCCTTTAGGTAGGAAAGTTTCACGTATCGGCATGGGCTTACCGGTTGGAGCAGATTTGGAATTCATAGATAGGAATACGCTGCAGGAAGCTTTTAAAGGGCGAAGAGAGATTCTCTGA